Proteins from a single region of Deltaproteobacteria bacterium:
- a CDS encoding NAD-dependent epimerase/dehydratase family protein: MPTTAFVTGAAGFIGSHICESLLARGARVFGLDNFDPFYDRSLKERNLAPLSESGRFAFSEGDIRDPDALNRWGPGIRPDVVVHLAAKAGVRPSVEDPAGYADVNVQGTIRVLDWARERNVPKVLFASSSSVYGGNTKVPFSEDDFVDRPVSPYAATKKAGELLCHSYCHLFGMNIVALRFFTVYGPRQRPEMAIAKFTRRILEGKGIDLFGDGSSRRDYTYIDDIVTGVLGAIGAPPGYRVYNLGESATISLADLVSLIEKACGRPAARRFRPPQPGDVPVTFADISRARAEIGYEPRIPIERGVSLFVDWYRRQESVA, translated from the coding sequence GTGCCCACCACCGCATTCGTCACAGGAGCCGCGGGCTTCATCGGATCCCACATTTGCGAATCCCTGCTGGCGCGGGGCGCCCGGGTGTTCGGTCTCGACAACTTCGATCCGTTCTACGACCGCTCCCTGAAGGAGCGGAACCTCGCCCCGCTGTCGGAAAGCGGCCGGTTCGCGTTTTCCGAGGGCGATATCCGCGATCCGGACGCGTTGAATCGCTGGGGCCCGGGCATCCGCCCCGACGTCGTCGTCCACCTCGCCGCGAAGGCGGGCGTGCGCCCCTCCGTCGAAGATCCGGCGGGGTATGCGGACGTGAACGTCCAGGGGACGATCCGCGTGCTGGATTGGGCCCGGGAGCGGAATGTCCCGAAGGTGCTCTTCGCGTCGTCCTCCTCCGTCTACGGCGGCAACACGAAGGTCCCCTTCTCGGAAGACGACTTCGTCGACCGCCCGGTGAGCCCGTACGCCGCGACGAAGAAGGCGGGGGAGCTCCTCTGCCATTCGTACTGCCACCTGTTCGGCATGAACATCGTCGCGCTGCGGTTCTTCACGGTCTACGGTCCCCGCCAACGCCCGGAAATGGCGATCGCCAAATTCACCCGCCGGATCCTGGAGGGGAAGGGGATCGATCTGTTCGGCGACGGCTCCTCGCGCCGCGACTACACGTACATCGACGACATCGTGACGGGCGTCCTGGGGGCGATCGGCGCTCCGCCGGGGTACCGGGTCTACAACCTCGGGGAGTCCGCCACCATCTCCCTCGCCGACCTGGTGTCGCTCATCGAGAAGGCGTGCGGCCGGCCGGCCGCGCGGCGCTTCCGCCCGCCGCAGCCCGGCGACGTCCCGGTGACGTTCGCGGATATCTCCCGGGCCAGGGCGGAGATCGGATACGAACCGCGCATTCCCATCGAACGCGGCGTTTCGCTCTTTGTCGATTGGTACCGTCGTCAGGAATCCGTCGCTTAA
- a CDS encoding pyridoxamine 5'-phosphate oxidase family protein, with amino-acid sequence MKLEEVFKPGGRGVIATASKDGAVNTAVYAAPHVVDANTVAWGMTDGRSWDNVRSNPNAAYVYFAPGDGYRGVRLTLSLARTEESGEMLATIRERTGKVSPGNPEAVKHVAYFRVAEVRPLF; translated from the coding sequence ATGAAGCTGGAAGAGGTCTTCAAACCGGGCGGCCGCGGAGTAATCGCCACGGCGTCGAAGGACGGGGCGGTGAACACCGCGGTCTACGCGGCGCCCCACGTCGTGGACGCGAACACGGTCGCGTGGGGGATGACCGACGGGAGAAGCTGGGACAACGTCCGGTCCAATCCCAACGCGGCCTACGTGTACTTCGCTCCGGGGGATGGATACCGGGGCGTTCGCCTGACCCTGTCCCTCGCGCGGACGGAGGAGTCCGGGGAGATGCTCGCGACGATCCGGGAGCGGACGGGAAAAGTCAGCCCGGGGAACCCCGAGGCGGTGAAGCACGTCGCGTACTTCCGCGTCGCCGAGGTACGCCCGCTGTTCTGA
- a CDS encoding CHRD domain-containing protein, with the protein MRRIVFTVSGIVALLAFVSSGTALANRMHGEKVKVKLGAVPGVKTSASGDAVFVLSKDEKTLHYKLNLKKIDNATMAHVHAVGDDGTPAAILTWIYPVGGTAPTLKEGSFSGTLAEGDITADKLAGPLKGGTLKDLFEKIEYGTAGVAVHTKQNSKGELWGLHKEAKAGKADRTEKKPSPAGSAPRY; encoded by the coding sequence ATGAGAAGGATCGTTTTCACGGTATCGGGGATCGTTGCGCTCCTGGCATTCGTCTCCTCCGGCACGGCGTTGGCGAACCGGATGCACGGGGAAAAGGTCAAGGTCAAGCTGGGGGCCGTCCCGGGGGTCAAGACGTCGGCGAGCGGAGACGCGGTCTTCGTGCTGAGCAAGGACGAGAAGACACTCCACTACAAGCTGAACCTCAAGAAGATCGATAACGCGACGATGGCGCACGTGCACGCCGTCGGCGATGACGGCACACCCGCCGCCATTCTCACCTGGATCTACCCGGTGGGCGGGACGGCCCCTACCCTCAAGGAGGGAAGCTTTTCCGGAACGCTGGCGGAAGGGGACATCACCGCCGACAAGCTCGCCGGACCGCTGAAAGGCGGCACCCTGAAGGACCTGTTCGAGAAGATCGAATACGGGACGGCGGGTGTCGCGGTTCACACGAAGCAGAACAGCAAGGGCGAATTGTGGGGCCTCCACAAGGAGGCGAAGGCGGGGAAGGCGGACAGGACGGAAAAGAAACCGTCGCCCGCCGGATCGGCACCAAGGTATTGA